The genomic stretch GGACCTGCTCTCCGGGCGGCTGGGATACTTCTGCCTGGCGCACTCTGTGGCCAGGGCTTTTTCCTGCCGGCGGCTCCCCTCCCACGGCCCTCCCAGCTGGGGGAATTAATTGATTCGAGGCTGCCCAGACTTCTTGGCTGGGCTGCAAGGAGGGAAGCTGAGCTCAGTGAAAACAGTGCAATGGggaaccccaggctgggggtggggtggggggaccccGGTGGGGGCAGAGCCCCAGGCGGGGGGGTTCTGAGCGGGACCTtgggggcagagccctgggcaggggggaaTGTGGAGTGAGGGGAAGCCCGGGGGGGCAGAGtcctgggctggggggtgtggaCTGGCCCCAGAGACAGCCAGACGGATGGCAGCAAAGTGCAGcaaggggccaggagctgggcagaTGCCAGGACCCTCACCATGACCTGGGCAGCATGTGGACAGGCACCAGCTCACCCCGGGGTTCCCATTCACACAGAGACCCCCATCTTGGGTTTGATTCACGGCATTAATTGGCCAGAGGGACCAGCAAGATGGGGGCTTACACTCCAGTGGGGGTCACATGCTGCCTTGGGGTTGGGTTGCCCCTTGAGCCGGAGTCTGCCCTGCCCAGTGGAGGAGGCTCTGTGTTGTGGGGCAGGCAGACTCTGCAGTGCTGGTGGGGGCTCTGTGGAGCACGGGGGGCTCTGAAGCATGGGGCCATCTTGATGTCTTTTCCGGGTTGGCCAGTTTTGCTGTCACACCCCTTCCAGTTCTGGTTCTTGGGTCCCTCGTGGTTGGGGGGAGCGGGGCCCTGGCAGAGCACTGGGGTGAGACGGGCTCCAGGCCTCGAACCCCACCCCGTCTGGGCGCCCTGGGCAATCACACCAACGCACCAAGGCTACTGGCCTGAGAAGCCAGCCCCATGCCCGTCGGCCggctctgccagccccactgctacccccaccccgcctctgccagccccatgcccgtTGGCCCGCTCTGCCAGCCCCAAACCTGCCAGCCCCCACACTGCTGTCCCCCCCAGCTggcctcctctctgctcccccctgcctagccagcccccgccccaccaGCCCTACACCCAGGGCCCTGGCTGAGCAGGCCTGGGGTTCAGCTGGCtcaggttgtggggggggggctccccgaGGCTGGCGCTGGGGGGTTGTCCCTTTAAGAGGGTGGGAGCAGATTCCATGGAAAGGCGGTTAATGTAAACGGGCCCTTATCCCACTCTCAGCCGGGCTTCCTGCTCCCAACTTCCCACTGAGATAAGGCCGCTGTGCTGGCGCCAGCCACTCAGCTTTGCTCCGGGCCCAGGCCCCGCGGAGCCTCTGCACAGTGGGCCCGCCGGTGCCGGGACAGTGCCAGGGGGCAGCCCTTCTCCCGGGCGGGCGGCATGGCGCAGCGAGGGGCTCTGGGGATAcacatgccccacccccagccttccCTCTGGGCTCCCCCAGTCACCTGCACAGTCatgcccaggctggcagggggaggctgtgGTTGGGATGCCCCGGGCCAGGGAGGTCCTGCAGGGCCTGGTGCATGCCAAGCTGCTGGTCAGTGGCCGGTCGGTCTGTGACCTTTGCTGGAGCTCCAGCCAGTCTGGCCCGCTGGGTGCATTCCCGCCTCTGCAGCTtccccctggctctggggggcaggagacaggAAACGGCCTGGAGTGGAGACAGGCCGAGAAAGCAACTCTCTAAACAAGGAACTGAGTCACAGCCAGATAaacggaggggaggggagggctggcagcaggggctagtggtgagagcaggggggctgggagccaggactcctgggaccTTGAGACAAAGGTGGTACAGCACGGTGCTGCCCGagccctcccaggggaaccttgTGCTGCGGGAGGCAGTGGTGGGTTCTGATGCCCCTCATGTCATTGTGCTCAGCTGTGGTACCCTGGGCTGGCACAAGAACCCCGGCATCCTGGCTGCAGACCATCTGCTCCCAGGGAGCCTTGCACCAGAGCTGGGCTGCTTCGGCACTTCCTGCCCAAACCACTAGGCAGCACTGCCTGGTGCTTAGCCCCAGGGGCCCATTCCCTGCCCAGCGCCGGGGCTCCATGGCCGAGGGGGGACAGATGCTCCCGCTGGGGGTCGAGccaggtcctggcccagggcATTTGGCCCCTGTGAGCTGTGCAGAGCCCCCCGTCCCAGGGCACAGCCCCCCGGGGCCATTCCTCGTTTCCTTGCCCATGCCAGCTTCACTCTGAGTGGCGTCCCAGTGTGCTGGGCAAGGGACCCCTGCCTGCCCAagcgggggctggctgggggagggggctgggcccaTGCTGATAATGTCCCAAGCACAGGAAGGAAAAGTTGGATAAACAGCAGGAGCTTTGCAGGAAACTCGGCCCAGAGACTTGGCCGCTgtgggccctgccccccgccccacacagccCCGACCAGCTCCCAGGCCCGGCCGGGGTAGATGTTTGGAAGGTTCATAGGGCCTGGCGTCAGGGCAGCTGAAGCAGGCGGATGGAGCACTCGGGGAAGTCGTGCATTGCCCAGGTTTATTGGGGAGCGCTGAGCAGGGGGCCAGGCACCCACCATCGAGTCCCCTTCCCGTCCCGTCGGGGCTGGAGAGCCAGGATTCCAGCTAGAGGGGAGAAAACAAAGCCAGTAGCCGCGGCTCGGAGGCAGCCTGGAGCCCACAGACGTGGGGGGAAAGAGCTGCCCGTCCCCGCAGGTGTGATAGCACCTCCCACTGCCCTGGGGATCCTGCTGAGCAGAGGGTGCCAGGAGGGGGAGCCAGGCTGGGGCACGCTGGCatttgggaaggaaggaaggtgtCCTTGGAGCCCCACTCTGATGGCTCTGAACTGCGTGGTCCTGGGGTGGCCATGCCAGCCCGACCCATTCACCTGTTGGCCGTTGCTAGCCGCAGACAGGGGCACTGGGGGAGCCACTTGTGGATTTGCCTGCTGGGGGTAGACACACCCCGGCCTGGCTGGTGGCACCCGCTGGATCTGGATCCCTGGGAAGGGGCTCGGATCCCGGCCCCACACTCTGAGCAGCGCTGGGCTGACTAGGCAGGGGGCAGTGTCAAGGCTGGGGGACCTTTGTACCCACCTCCTACAGGCTCAGAGCATCCCAAAGCGTCCCTCCGGTGGGAGCTCGGTCTGCTCCaggctcccagcagcatggggtgAGGCGAGCACAGAGTGCAGCCAGTGGGTCTAGCcctgtggaggggctggggggctgggaagaaAAGCACGCGACAGCACAGCACACGAGGGGGCGGGGGGCTAGTCCAGCAGGTCCTTGATGCACCAGCAGCATAGCGGAACATAGGCGCACTCCCGCAGGACGTCCAGCAGCCAGTAGCTGAGATTCTGCCCCACGGGGCCCTTGGGGAGGGGCCCCGGCCGCACCATGCCCTGAACCGCCCGTCGCAGGGGGTAAGGTGCCAGCCGCGCCAGGGGGTAGCGGGCCAGGGACCGGGACTGCCAGGCCAAGCGTCTGCCCAGGAGATGCATCGTGCGGAGATGAGCCGCCTCTGGGCCCTGCGGCGGGCAGGGGGGAGCCGCgtgacccagcccagccccttgtGCAAAGGCTGGAAGCTACTGGATTCTTTGCAGCTCAAAGGGCTGCATGAATACGGCCccgggcagggtgggggaggggctgctgcctGCGCCAGGCTTGGGCATTTGGCTGCCCGAGCAGGTCTGCTTGCTCCCGCCCCCAAGGGGCCTGGCCTCCAACCAGACTGAACCTGATGGAAAAGGGGGGCAGCCTCCCTAGGAGACCTCCCCTTGGACAGGGCATGGGGCCCCAGCCCCTGGTACCCAGGTGGCACCAGTGAGATGGGCATGGGACTCCAGGCCTGGCGCTCACCCAGGGAGAGTGCGGATGGGGAAACATGGTGCCAGGGGCAGACGTTGCCAGTGACCAAGCAGCACTGGCGGGGCTCTAGCTGTGGTCAGCCTTGGCTGGGGGGCTCCCTGCCAGTGGTCCCAGGGAGGGGTCAGATTCTCTGCAAATCCAATCTCCCAGAATCTTCTGCCCTCCTCAGGCCAAGCTGCCATGTACCCCCACTGACCCACACCCTGGAGGTGATGCTCTGAACCCACAGGGAGCCGGCGCTGGCAGGAGATGCAGGAGAGGCAGAAGGCTGAGGTGAGCAGGTTTATTCATAGGGCCCCTGGGCCCTCCCTCCGCATGCCCCAGTCAGCAGTGCCCAGCCGGCGGAGGGCACACGGCTGGCATGAGGTGCATCCCACGCCCTGCTCCAGGTGGATGGGAGGCAGTGCCCGTGGCGGAGGAGGTGGCAGAGCCGCGGGTGGGTGTCCCGACGACAGTGCCCGGGGGAGCAGCCCGCGCTCAGTCCAGTTCACTGCCGAGTGGGGGGTTCTTGTGGCCGAGGCCCGCCTGGCAGGACCTCACTGGCGCGAGGTGCGCTCCTCCTCCTCGTTCTCCAGCAGGTAGGCCGGCCGGTAGCTCTCCTGGCCGAGGGCGTTGGTGTAGCGCAGTGTCGGGTT from Dermochelys coriacea isolate rDerCor1 chromosome 24, rDerCor1.pri.v4, whole genome shotgun sequence encodes the following:
- the LOC122457345 gene encoding uncharacterized protein LOC122457345: MPISLVPPGYQGLGPHALSKGRSPREAAPLFHQVQSGWRPGPLGAGASRPARAAKCPSLAQAAAPPPPCPGPYSCSPLSCKESSSFQPLHKGLGWVTRLPPARRRAQRRLISARCISWADAWPGSPGPWPATPWRGWHLTPCDGRFRAWCGRGPSPRAPWGRISATGCWTSCGSAPMFRYAAGASRTCWTSPPPPRVLCCRVLFFPAPQPLHRARPTGCTLCSPHPMLLGAWSRPSSHRRDALGCSEPVGAGILALQPRRDGKGTRWWVPGPLLSAPQ